The Streptomyces kanamyceticus genome window below encodes:
- a CDS encoding class I adenylate-forming enzyme family protein — translation MIINEAETSVPRTYVDHVLEHWNKDEDAEALVQGTRRLTRGEARRRLFGLGHALREQGLGPGDGVGLFLANRVDSVLVQLAVHLIGCRVVFLPPEPGPGELAALVEQSGARAVVTDPLFAARAADAAGRSVHAPALLGLGPCEQPCVDLLAVAAECPETRPEGVPAPAADEAVTVLYTGGTLGRPKLAAHSHRLYDVLVDLVEDEPLDDGESEPKESSSTGFFPAMTPGTDRVLVSTLLTHGSGHLTSIQALVTGSALVVLPEFEAGAALAALRDERITATMFVPPMLYALLDHPECEPGALPALRRIVVGGAATSPSRLQQAVEVFGPVLGQGYGQSEALGIAAFGADDLASEGARRPELWRSCGRAIADTEIEIRAEDSTAALPAGQVGEVCVRGETVMLGYYEDPERTAAALHDGWLRTGDLGYLDAEGYLYLVDRAKDIIVTGSTSDNVYSRVLEDFLLTLPGVRNAAALGVPDENYGEAVHIFLATAEGVAVDPAAVGVAVTAELGDLYTPRRTVLLDRLPTTKVGKVDKKALRAAWTSTDPDVR, via the coding sequence ATGATCATTAACGAAGCGGAGACATCCGTTCCACGGACGTACGTGGACCACGTCCTGGAGCACTGGAACAAGGACGAGGACGCCGAGGCGCTCGTCCAGGGGACGCGCCGCCTGACCCGGGGAGAGGCCAGGCGGCGGCTGTTCGGCCTGGGCCACGCGCTGCGCGAGCAGGGGCTCGGGCCCGGTGACGGAGTGGGACTGTTCCTGGCCAACCGCGTGGACTCCGTCCTGGTGCAGCTCGCGGTCCACCTCATCGGCTGCCGCGTCGTCTTCCTGCCGCCCGAGCCGGGCCCCGGCGAGCTCGCCGCGCTGGTCGAGCAGTCCGGCGCGCGCGCCGTGGTCACCGACCCGCTCTTCGCGGCGCGGGCCGCCGACGCGGCGGGCCGCAGCGTCCACGCGCCCGCGCTCCTCGGCCTCGGGCCCTGCGAGCAGCCGTGCGTGGACCTCCTCGCCGTGGCCGCCGAGTGCCCCGAGACGCGCCCCGAAGGCGTGCCCGCCCCGGCGGCCGACGAGGCCGTCACCGTCCTCTACACGGGCGGCACCCTGGGCCGCCCCAAGCTCGCCGCGCACAGCCACCGGCTCTACGACGTGCTGGTGGACCTCGTGGAGGACGAACCGCTGGACGACGGGGAGAGCGAGCCGAAGGAATCCAGCTCCACGGGATTCTTCCCGGCCATGACCCCGGGCACCGACCGCGTGCTCGTCTCCACGCTGCTCACGCACGGCAGCGGCCACCTCACCTCGATCCAGGCACTGGTGACGGGCTCCGCCCTCGTCGTGCTGCCCGAGTTCGAGGCGGGCGCGGCCCTCGCGGCGCTGCGCGACGAGCGGATCACCGCCACCATGTTCGTACCGCCCATGCTGTACGCCCTGCTCGACCACCCGGAGTGCGAGCCGGGCGCGCTCCCCGCGCTGCGGCGGATCGTCGTGGGCGGCGCGGCCACGTCGCCGAGCAGGCTCCAGCAGGCGGTCGAGGTCTTCGGGCCCGTGCTCGGCCAGGGCTACGGACAGTCGGAGGCGCTCGGCATCGCCGCGTTCGGCGCGGACGACCTCGCCTCGGAGGGCGCCAGGCGGCCCGAGCTCTGGCGCAGCTGCGGTCGCGCGATAGCCGACACCGAGATCGAGATCCGCGCCGAGGACAGCACGGCGGCGCTGCCCGCCGGGCAGGTCGGCGAGGTGTGCGTCCGGGGCGAGACGGTGATGCTCGGCTACTACGAGGACCCCGAGCGCACGGCGGCGGCGCTGCACGACGGCTGGCTGCGGACCGGGGACCTGGGCTACCTCGACGCCGAGGGGTACCTCTACCTCGTCGACCGCGCCAAGGACATCATCGTCACGGGCAGCACCAGCGACAACGTCTACTCCCGGGTCCTTGAGGACTTCCTGCTCACCCTCCCCGGCGTGCGCAACGCGGCGGCGCTGGGCGTGCCGGACGAGAACTACGGGGAGGCCGTCCACATCTTCCTGGCCACGGCCGAGGGCGTGGCCGTCGACCCGGCCGCGGTCGGCGTCGCGGTCACCGCCGAGCTGGGCGACCTGTATACGCCGCGCAGGACGGTCCTCCTCGACCGGCTGCCGACGACCAAGGTCGGCAAGGTCGACAAGAAGGCGCTGCGCGCGGCGTGGACGAGCACGGACCCGGACGTGCGGTAG